The Prosthecobacter dejongeii genome window below encodes:
- a CDS encoding FkbM family methyltransferase, with product MAKVAWRLGRRFQDKLELLRLCACYGGLTPFRGGLVKVNTSVPGAPVLHLRHAQPDTILMVEVLMEQDYRCLEALSFTPTSILDIGGNIGLGSFYLKTLFPQAQITGFEPSPSEFERLMANYAEWSGCRAFQNAIGDVDGAHLRFAVHPDRTGGQHVLGAGESGDWHEIQVTARRVDALIHEGLVTVPDLVKMDIEGAEVMALQGFGSYLSQVRAFVLETHSAELHAHCIRLLTDAGHTVLSDVSRSPEARILFTEKRP from the coding sequence ATGGCAAAGGTCGCATGGCGACTGGGCCGGCGGTTTCAGGACAAGCTGGAACTTCTGCGCCTGTGCGCCTGCTACGGTGGGTTAACTCCATTCCGAGGGGGGCTGGTGAAGGTGAATACCAGTGTGCCTGGTGCACCTGTGCTGCATCTCCGTCATGCTCAACCAGACACCATTTTAATGGTGGAGGTGCTGATGGAGCAGGACTACCGCTGCCTGGAGGCGCTTTCATTCACGCCCACCTCCATCCTCGACATCGGGGGAAACATCGGCCTGGGTAGCTTTTACCTGAAGACGCTTTTTCCCCAGGCCCAGATCACTGGATTTGAGCCTTCTCCGTCGGAGTTTGAAAGGCTTATGGCTAACTATGCCGAATGGTCCGGTTGCCGGGCTTTTCAGAATGCCATTGGCGATGTGGACGGTGCGCATCTTCGTTTTGCTGTCCATCCAGACCGCACTGGTGGCCAGCATGTGCTCGGGGCAGGGGAATCTGGAGATTGGCACGAGATCCAGGTGACCGCGCGGCGGGTGGATGCCCTTATCCATGAGGGCCTGGTAACCGTTCCAGATCTGGTGAAGATGGATATCGAAGGTGCGGAGGTGATGGCCTTGCAGGGCTTTGGTTCATACCTCTCTCAAGTGCGCGCCTTCGTGCTGGAGACTCATTCGGCGGAACTTCACGCCCACTGCATTCGCCTGCTCACCGATGCCGGGCATACGGTGTTAAGTGACGTTTCTCGCTCCCCTGAAGCCCGGATTCTTTTCACGGAAAAGCGGCCTTGA
- a CDS encoding glycosyltransferase family 4 protein → MSLHFHNRTWIQLQWQEPAPSLKERLRVLHTVIGVIQETLAFMSKRWRVILPVSEGLAARIRPQIAAPQRIQILPNLLDETRFHSGVRSLHRAAMRQQIHAGETDFLFIFVSTGHYQRKGLWSALRSLQACRKRAEKECGLHLRFLVVGAGDRAQQNLIPQLNQTAPDWRDWVSLIPPTSEVERWYAAADAFLFPSLYETFSLVALEAAACGLPLLVTAYDGHEMYLRDGGNGCLLPWTVAGMTQRIMEFLQVDRHHLKAGPDRFVHASGYADVLDQTYESVIRERML, encoded by the coding sequence ATGTCGCTCCACTTTCACAATCGCACCTGGATTCAGCTTCAGTGGCAAGAGCCCGCACCCTCGCTCAAGGAGCGGCTGCGGGTGCTGCACACGGTCATTGGAGTGATCCAAGAAACGCTGGCTTTCATGTCCAAACGCTGGCGTGTGATACTACCGGTTTCGGAAGGGTTGGCCGCACGGATTCGTCCGCAAATCGCCGCACCTCAACGCATTCAAATCTTGCCAAACCTCCTTGATGAAACGCGTTTTCATTCGGGTGTCAGATCCCTCCATAGGGCAGCCATGCGCCAGCAGATCCACGCCGGAGAAACCGATTTTCTGTTCATCTTCGTCAGCACAGGGCACTATCAGCGCAAAGGATTGTGGTCAGCATTGCGGAGCCTCCAGGCCTGCCGAAAGAGAGCCGAGAAGGAATGTGGACTGCACCTGCGATTTCTCGTGGTGGGGGCAGGGGACCGCGCCCAACAAAATCTCATTCCTCAACTCAATCAAACCGCTCCCGACTGGCGTGACTGGGTCAGCTTGATCCCCCCCACATCCGAGGTGGAGCGCTGGTATGCAGCAGCGGATGCTTTTTTATTTCCTTCCCTTTATGAGACATTCTCCCTTGTCGCACTAGAGGCCGCTGCCTGTGGTTTGCCCCTTTTGGTCACTGCATACGATGGCCATGAAATGTATCTGCGAGATGGGGGCAATGGCTGCCTTCTCCCCTGGACAGTGGCGGGGATGACCCAGCGCATCATGGAGTTTTTGCAGGTGGATCGTCACCATCTTAAAGCAGGGCCAGACCGGTTTGTTCATGCCTCTGGTTATGCCGATGTTTTGGATCAAACCTATGAGTCGGTGATTCGTGAAAGGATGCTATGA
- a CDS encoding D-sedoheptulose 7-phosphate isomerase, whose protein sequence is MSDFNAMLQGHLDGHLATLKRLDECRETLAAIAAAWVTALKSGKKILFFGNGGSAADAQHLAAELCVRYRINRRALAGLALTTDTSVLTAHSNDYGFETVFSRQVEALAQPGDVVVGISTSGTSKNVVAGLKAAREAGCVVVSFTAEKGADCAALAHHAYCVPTPVTAFAQECHLLAGHVLCEYVEAAFKD, encoded by the coding sequence ATGTCAGATTTTAATGCCATGCTTCAGGGTCATCTCGATGGCCACCTCGCCACGCTCAAGCGCCTGGATGAATGCCGTGAGACTCTGGCAGCCATTGCTGCGGCATGGGTCACGGCGCTGAAGTCTGGGAAGAAGATCTTGTTCTTTGGCAATGGCGGCAGTGCAGCCGATGCCCAGCATCTCGCGGCCGAATTGTGCGTGCGTTATCGCATCAATCGCCGTGCTCTTGCAGGCCTCGCTTTGACCACAGATACTTCTGTGCTCACCGCTCACAGCAACGACTATGGTTTTGAAACCGTCTTCTCTCGTCAGGTAGAGGCTCTGGCTCAGCCGGGGGATGTGGTGGTAGGCATCTCCACCTCCGGCACCAGCAAGAACGTGGTCGCTGGGCTGAAGGCAGCTCGCGAAGCTGGCTGTGTCGTCGTTTCCTTCACCGCTGAAAAAGGCGCTGACTGTGCGGCCCTGGCTCATCACGCCTATTGCGTGCCCACTCCCGTCACCGCGTTTGCTCAAGAGTGCCACCTGCTAGCTGGGCATGTGCTGTGTGAGTATGTGGAGGCTGCTTTTAAGGACTGA
- a CDS encoding exosortase/archaeosortase family protein, with product MSHFTKIHVWMLLVFGLALAALVFWQPYAAGYGDFRLTLIQELLIRWKDPTWQHGFLAPFIAGWLVWRQRVELGAMPLKGSPWGLGVIVLSMLFYYAGYKANNYYFGAFGLQWFVAGTVLWAWGWAQSKRLFFAWLMLGFMWPLVFLEETLGYRLQVLMVESVSIVLNTLQVDTIRDGTALVSAPDVSSGRVLGQLFHLKVDGPCSGMRSLFALLKVSALFGYFSQKSLGRCLFLFACSFPLAILANMARIFILLGGTVLWGQDFAVGNAEQKVSPFHFASGIVVYLVALAGLQMIGTQMNRWLGPPASSASPKVESESSVKPSYPWGKMGMLTVLVAVTLLACRFSPEVTAGNEAGVVMELPVGIGRFIGDEEAPDRVEKELLPADTQLVKMRYRTLSSPELRDVAQVTLVLSGAERRSIHRPEVCLDGQGWTLLQSRVVPVEINPGQVLEVKDLLIERVWVAPDGTRKPLRAHYVYWFVGADVTTPHNATRVWLSSWDNITRNVNHRWAYPSVTAWVTENLDSSETGQRRRGSDETMDVITQLIRDLAPRFQKSLMKEVPDVR from the coding sequence ATGAGCCATTTCACCAAAATTCATGTCTGGATGCTTTTGGTCTTTGGGCTGGCATTAGCTGCTTTGGTTTTCTGGCAGCCGTATGCAGCGGGTTACGGAGATTTTCGTCTCACCCTCATCCAGGAGTTGCTCATCCGCTGGAAAGATCCCACCTGGCAGCACGGCTTCTTGGCCCCATTCATTGCAGGTTGGTTGGTCTGGCGGCAGCGGGTAGAACTGGGCGCGATGCCGCTGAAAGGCAGCCCGTGGGGTTTGGGTGTCATCGTCTTGTCGATGCTTTTTTACTACGCAGGTTACAAGGCGAATAACTACTACTTCGGTGCTTTTGGCCTTCAATGGTTTGTCGCAGGGACGGTGCTTTGGGCCTGGGGTTGGGCGCAGTCAAAGCGGCTTTTTTTTGCCTGGCTGATGCTGGGATTCATGTGGCCCTTGGTGTTTCTCGAAGAAACCTTGGGCTACCGTTTGCAAGTGCTGATGGTGGAAAGTGTCTCCATCGTTCTCAATACCCTGCAGGTGGATACGATCCGCGATGGAACAGCCCTTGTTTCTGCGCCGGATGTTTCCTCTGGGCGAGTTTTAGGACAATTGTTCCATTTGAAAGTGGATGGTCCTTGCAGTGGCATGCGCTCACTTTTCGCCCTGCTGAAGGTCTCGGCTTTGTTTGGTTACTTCAGTCAAAAGAGCTTGGGGCGCTGCCTGTTTCTTTTCGCCTGTAGCTTTCCTTTGGCGATTTTGGCCAACATGGCGCGCATTTTCATTTTGTTAGGTGGCACAGTGCTTTGGGGGCAGGATTTTGCGGTTGGCAATGCGGAACAAAAAGTTTCTCCCTTTCATTTTGCCTCAGGCATCGTGGTTTATTTGGTGGCTTTGGCAGGCCTCCAAATGATCGGCACTCAAATGAACCGTTGGCTAGGCCCACCCGCTTCGTCGGCTTCGCCTAAAGTTGAATCTGAGTCCTCCGTTAAGCCATCTTATCCTTGGGGAAAAATGGGGATGCTGACGGTTCTCGTTGCAGTCACGTTGTTAGCATGTCGCTTTTCCCCTGAAGTCACGGCTGGAAATGAAGCCGGGGTGGTGATGGAGTTGCCTGTCGGCATTGGCAGATTTATCGGAGATGAAGAAGCGCCCGATCGGGTGGAAAAGGAACTGCTGCCTGCGGATACCCAGTTGGTGAAAATGCGTTACCGCACGCTTTCTTCTCCCGAGTTGCGCGATGTTGCCCAAGTGACGTTGGTTCTTTCTGGGGCAGAACGTCGCAGCATCCATAGGCCTGAAGTTTGTCTGGATGGCCAGGGATGGACGTTGCTGCAATCACGCGTGGTACCAGTGGAGATTAACCCGGGCCAGGTGTTGGAGGTGAAGGACCTTTTGATTGAACGCGTCTGGGTTGCACCGGACGGAACACGGAAACCCTTACGGGCTCACTACGTGTATTGGTTTGTGGGGGCAGACGTCACTACCCCTCATAATGCCACTCGAGTTTGGCTGAGCAGTTGGGATAACATCACCCGCAATGTCAATCACCGTTGGGCCTACCCGAGTGTCACGGCCTGGGTCACGGAAAATCTCGATTCCTCCGAAACCGGACAACGTCGTCGTGGTTCAGATGAGACGATGGATGTTATTACCCAATTGATTCGTGATTTGGCCCCCCGTTTTCAAAAATCGTTGATGAAGGAGGTGCCTGATGTCCGATGA
- a CDS encoding oligosaccharide flippase family protein gives MILRNLSWLTVSQIVRLVTGLFVGTWLTRALGPEQNGLLGTALVISSLMGFTAELGLRQVLIKELSTRGHDAGLVLGTAARLMFGWGLVCFGLACAVAWWWGGAEMLMVGSILYASLPLNAYLAILSRWDAAQESQRTARLGILANGLAALARVVCILAGADLRWAAFIIVLEVAISAAVAFTWAIKHGWGPEMRSWDAKVARSLLVESLPLFLAHSGTLLLLRADQLMIYHMRGAAEAGVYAAATRLSEIVYAAGPLVIMTFMPILSRSFQSDPAKYLRQCGWLFGALSLVAYGSILFWWLAGAAVVRLFYGEAFTQAAMVLLVHGIASLPYLHGELRTALLVIERKTVWSIRCALIGLVLNVLLNLWLVPDHGAVGAAWATAIAYTLVWLGSSWVLPVLRPLGLQQLAGLAAPFWFWRESRHWRALMS, from the coding sequence ATGATCCTGCGAAATCTCTCATGGCTCACGGTTTCCCAGATCGTGCGTTTGGTCACGGGCCTGTTCGTTGGCACGTGGTTGACTCGTGCTTTAGGGCCAGAGCAGAATGGTTTGTTAGGCACTGCTTTGGTCATCAGTTCTTTGATGGGGTTTACGGCGGAGCTGGGGCTGCGACAGGTGCTGATCAAAGAGCTCTCCACTCGCGGCCACGATGCGGGACTGGTGCTAGGGACGGCTGCGCGATTGATGTTCGGCTGGGGGCTTGTATGCTTCGGGCTGGCGTGTGCAGTTGCGTGGTGGTGGGGAGGGGCGGAGATGCTGATGGTCGGCAGTATCCTGTATGCATCTCTACCCCTGAATGCTTACCTCGCGATCCTTTCGCGCTGGGATGCCGCACAAGAATCTCAGCGGACAGCGCGTTTGGGCATCTTGGCCAATGGACTTGCCGCACTCGCACGGGTGGTCTGCATCCTGGCAGGGGCAGATCTACGCTGGGCTGCTTTCATCATAGTTCTAGAGGTCGCTATCTCGGCTGCCGTGGCTTTCACGTGGGCGATCAAACATGGCTGGGGGCCGGAAATGCGCTCCTGGGACGCGAAGGTGGCGCGCTCTTTGCTTGTGGAATCGCTACCTTTGTTTTTGGCACACTCCGGCACTCTTTTATTACTGCGAGCAGATCAGTTGATGATCTATCACATGCGTGGGGCGGCTGAAGCGGGTGTGTATGCAGCAGCCACTCGTTTATCCGAGATTGTTTATGCGGCAGGGCCTTTGGTCATCATGACTTTCATGCCCATTCTCTCTCGCTCGTTCCAAAGCGACCCTGCGAAGTACCTGCGCCAGTGCGGCTGGTTGTTTGGGGCGCTGAGCTTGGTGGCCTATGGTTCCATCCTGTTTTGGTGGCTGGCGGGAGCGGCTGTGGTGAGATTGTTCTATGGGGAGGCTTTTACTCAGGCCGCCATGGTTCTTTTGGTGCATGGCATCGCGTCATTGCCGTATCTGCATGGTGAGCTCCGAACCGCTTTGTTGGTCATTGAGCGGAAAACGGTATGGAGCATCCGCTGTGCGCTCATCGGCTTAGTTTTAAATGTGCTGCTGAATCTGTGGTTGGTGCCGGATCATGGCGCCGTGGGGGCTGCTTGGGCCACGGCCATCGCTTACACTTTAGTGTGGTTGGGATCCTCTTGGGTGCTACCTGTGCTCAGGCCTTTAGGGCTGCAACAACTCGCCGGGCTAGCTGCGCCTTTTTGGTTCTGGCGGGAGTCGCGCCACTGGCGGGCCTTGATGTCATGA
- a CDS encoding FkbM family methyltransferase, producing the protein MDRAYWRSLFATMPHALLSSLRQHGLKGVYLTLAVFVFRRLWFPLQMGPVIRLTNWREAANYMDNFILGELRHPEVERWVQSQPGVVIEVGVNVGITSRWWLAQNPDVQVIGVDMMQEALDYTGRCVGELNQARRWHPVVGAVGDTAGSMEVVFDDPLEGTNSLDNAQGGNRRTVEINMLDAYLQRAPQLPPLLLKIDIEGYGALALQGASTLLQTVPWVVVETHHAEELSQSAALLTKSGFGLRHFHGRTMWWSRLS; encoded by the coding sequence ATGGACCGCGCCTACTGGAGAAGCCTTTTTGCCACCATGCCGCATGCTCTACTGAGCAGCCTACGTCAGCATGGACTGAAAGGCGTTTATTTAACACTGGCTGTTTTTGTGTTTCGTCGTCTCTGGTTCCCTTTGCAGATGGGCCCCGTCATTCGACTGACTAACTGGCGTGAAGCGGCCAACTACATGGACAACTTCATCCTAGGCGAACTGCGCCACCCGGAGGTGGAAAGATGGGTGCAGAGCCAGCCTGGGGTGGTGATTGAAGTGGGCGTGAATGTGGGCATCACCAGCCGCTGGTGGCTGGCGCAAAATCCAGACGTGCAGGTCATCGGCGTGGATATGATGCAGGAGGCTCTGGACTACACCGGTCGCTGTGTGGGCGAGTTGAATCAAGCCCGCCGCTGGCACCCTGTCGTAGGGGCTGTGGGGGATACCGCCGGGAGTATGGAAGTCGTTTTTGATGATCCTTTGGAAGGCACCAACAGCCTGGACAATGCCCAAGGGGGAAACCGCAGGACGGTGGAAATCAATATGCTGGATGCCTACCTTCAGCGTGCGCCGCAATTGCCGCCTCTCTTGCTGAAAATTGACATCGAAGGTTACGGTGCATTAGCACTGCAGGGCGCATCCACGCTTTTACAAACGGTGCCCTGGGTGGTGGTAGAAACGCACCACGCAGAGGAGCTTTCGCAGTCGGCGGCCCTGTTGACGAAGAGCGGATTTGGCCTGCGGCATTTTCACGGACGGACCATGTGGTGGTCACGGCTGAGTTGA
- a CDS encoding glycosyltransferase family 9 protein, with translation MKFEVLDLVNLRRVAIVRCCGLGDVAQMTPLLQQIRQDAPQAVVEIFLNANVASLLEGSIWVDRVHGLPMEDFTATRSAPFLNNLWEKIRQQGTYDALFCLDLAWSRTLLSCRVKAGVRIGFRTESWRPYRPLDFTVTVPLDYARNADHTSLWFLRLWLGSTDMEDHEFGPDLAHLRDFNTDRLPRHVALVPRAGNDLVAGDLKQWPMTAWPKLAELLLARGWQPVVMGRTGDFDMKDMPEGTLDMQGKHSVTGAAKYISRCAGLIGNDSGLYHIALALGTPAVGLFGPTAVARTGPFRAPHGLAMTAPLPCVPCCADRCTVAAEGREEKGRPFCLSSLTPESVCERAIQHFLRS, from the coding sequence ATGAAATTTGAAGTTCTAGATTTGGTCAATCTCCGGCGCGTGGCGATCGTTCGCTGCTGCGGGCTGGGGGATGTGGCGCAGATGACACCTTTGCTACAGCAGATCCGACAGGATGCACCGCAGGCTGTGGTGGAAATTTTTCTCAATGCCAATGTAGCTTCGCTGCTGGAAGGCTCCATCTGGGTAGATCGTGTGCATGGCCTGCCGATGGAAGATTTTACCGCCACACGCAGCGCTCCTTTTCTCAACAACCTATGGGAAAAAATCCGCCAACAGGGCACTTACGATGCGCTCTTTTGTTTGGATCTCGCGTGGTCTCGCACACTCCTCTCATGTCGGGTGAAGGCCGGGGTTCGCATCGGCTTCCGCACGGAAAGTTGGCGGCCTTATCGCCCGCTGGATTTTACGGTGACGGTGCCACTGGACTATGCACGCAATGCAGATCACACCTCGCTTTGGTTTCTGCGTTTGTGGTTAGGCTCCACAGATATGGAAGATCATGAATTTGGGCCGGACCTGGCTCACCTGCGTGATTTTAATACCGACCGTCTGCCACGGCATGTGGCCCTGGTGCCACGAGCCGGCAATGATCTGGTGGCGGGGGATTTAAAGCAGTGGCCTATGACTGCCTGGCCTAAACTGGCGGAGCTACTTTTGGCCCGTGGGTGGCAGCCCGTGGTCATGGGCAGGACGGGTGACTTTGACATGAAGGACATGCCGGAAGGCACGCTGGATATGCAGGGGAAGCACTCCGTCACAGGCGCGGCGAAGTACATCTCCCGATGTGCTGGCTTGATCGGCAATGACTCCGGGCTTTACCACATCGCTCTGGCGCTTGGGACTCCAGCGGTGGGCCTGTTCGGCCCTACCGCTGTCGCGCGCACCGGTCCATTCCGTGCGCCGCATGGTCTGGCGATGACGGCCCCTTTGCCTTGCGTGCCCTGCTGCGCAGATCGCTGCACTGTTGCGGCTGAAGGACGCGAGGAAAAAGGGCGTCCGTTTTGTTTGTCATCGCTGACTCCAGAATCCGTCTGCGAGCGGGCGATCCAACATTTTTTGAGATCATGA
- a CDS encoding FkbM family methyltransferase, whose translation MNAAFAALKHLARRWPLVRGRDFMLRNVLRRSSWCQSLASTTPLVQTRAGFSMKVNPGNDFISMGLKLFGNIEPVTEQFILSHVPAGGGFADIGANVGYFSLLVANLRSEAQVHAFEPNPPIATLLEESVKLNGLTDRVTVNRLAIGDQVGVLPFRLHDTNTGHSRLATDGAPGDIEVPVVVWDAWWAQKQPERRIHCVKMDIEGAELLALRGMKTFLQQQKPALVVEAYDHQLREFGCTADALKQFILNLGYREARPADGNFYFTHPSS comes from the coding sequence ATGAATGCCGCCTTTGCCGCTCTAAAACACCTCGCTCGCCGCTGGCCTCTGGTCCGGGGACGGGATTTCATGCTGAGAAACGTTTTGCGCCGCTCATCCTGGTGCCAGTCCCTGGCCAGCACCACTCCCCTCGTGCAGACCCGAGCGGGTTTCTCCATGAAAGTGAATCCAGGGAATGACTTCATCTCCATGGGATTGAAGCTCTTTGGCAACATCGAACCTGTCACCGAACAATTCATTTTATCTCACGTGCCAGCGGGCGGAGGCTTCGCAGATATCGGGGCGAACGTGGGCTACTTTTCTCTGCTCGTTGCCAATCTGCGAAGTGAGGCCCAGGTGCATGCTTTTGAGCCAAATCCGCCGATTGCCACCCTGCTGGAAGAAAGCGTTAAGTTGAATGGTCTAACAGATCGTGTGACCGTTAATCGTCTGGCAATCGGGGACCAAGTCGGTGTATTACCTTTTAGACTGCACGATACGAATACCGGCCACTCTCGCTTGGCAACTGACGGTGCCCCTGGGGACATCGAAGTGCCGGTGGTGGTCTGGGATGCCTGGTGGGCGCAGAAACAACCTGAGCGCCGGATCCACTGCGTGAAAATGGATATCGAAGGTGCAGAGCTCCTGGCGCTGCGCGGGATGAAGACGTTTTTGCAACAGCAGAAACCCGCCTTGGTGGTGGAGGCTTACGATCATCAACTCCGTGAGTTTGGCTGCACGGCGGATGCTTTGAAGCAGTTCATCCTAAATTTAGGATATCGCGAAGCCCGGCCTGCCGATGGCAATTTTTATTTCACCCATCCCTCTTCCTGA
- a CDS encoding class I SAM-dependent methyltransferase: MSLLRSLARRWLFTFNTIRYRVEWPRIEKAMRMTPCRGVIFDGGAGSGEFIRRCLDLGFEQAVALEYDEGNYAQLQANAGRLHNVRTMRESLLAIPLPDASVDVVLSTQVLEHITDHEKAAAELCRILKPGGYAVITVPRPPEPFPNPEHMREGYTEAELTALFAPYGMKWLASDWFLTRDTVDRMLHCARLPLRGMFVPVALVDGETHLTPKERRSLRPYGLLGVFQKQV; encoded by the coding sequence ATGTCTCTCTTGCGCTCTCTCGCCCGCCGTTGGCTCTTCACCTTCAATACCATCCGCTACCGAGTGGAGTGGCCGCGTATTGAAAAAGCCATGCGCATGACCCCATGCCGTGGGGTGATTTTTGATGGCGGTGCAGGTTCCGGTGAGTTTATCCGTCGTTGTCTCGACCTTGGTTTTGAACAAGCCGTCGCCCTGGAATATGACGAGGGCAATTACGCCCAACTCCAAGCCAATGCTGGGCGACTGCACAATGTGCGCACGATGCGTGAATCTTTGTTAGCCATCCCCCTGCCGGATGCGAGTGTGGACGTGGTCCTTTCCACGCAAGTGCTGGAGCACATCACAGACCACGAGAAAGCTGCGGCGGAACTGTGCCGCATCCTCAAACCTGGAGGATACGCGGTGATCACTGTGCCACGTCCGCCAGAGCCGTTCCCGAATCCGGAGCACATGCGGGAAGGCTACACCGAGGCTGAACTCACCGCTTTGTTCGCGCCCTATGGCATGAAATGGCTAGCCAGCGATTGGTTCCTTACCCGAGATACGGTGGACCGCATGCTGCACTGTGCGCGACTGCCTCTACGGGGGATGTTTGTGCCGGTGGCTCTGGTGGATGGTGAGACACACCTCACCCCGAAAGAACGCCGTTCGTTGCGTCCCTACGGACTCCTCGGCGTGTTTCAAAAACAAGTTTGA
- the rfaE1 gene encoding D-glycero-beta-D-manno-heptose-7-phosphate kinase → MIAAHIESFSRARILVIGDVMLDHFIWGAVRRISPEAPVPIVEVTKETTFPGGAANVARNLSAFTPHAYLMGRVGKDSAAGELRRLLHEEGVNTDPMLESSTLPTIAKTRIIARQQHVVRVDRETIQKLSAEELDEVCRGVEAMLPELDGLIIEDYGKGFVTQAFADRVLGLAKAAGKLVTVDPSPHNPLNWRGASLVKPNRLEAFAAAGIQDQRTPGPPLEDKRLLEVGEQLLDQWAVGKVLITLGEQGMILFQRDAAPHHIPTQAREVFDVSGAGDTAIAFLTLAMAVGLSAEEAANVANHASGIVVGKLGTARVMKDELLNAFED, encoded by the coding sequence GTGATCGCTGCCCATATCGAGTCTTTTTCCCGTGCTCGCATCCTCGTCATCGGGGATGTCATGCTGGACCATTTCATCTGGGGGGCAGTGCGCCGCATCTCACCGGAGGCCCCGGTGCCGATCGTGGAGGTGACCAAGGAAACGACCTTTCCAGGAGGCGCAGCCAATGTAGCGCGCAACCTTTCTGCCTTCACACCGCATGCCTACCTGATGGGCCGTGTGGGCAAAGACAGCGCTGCGGGGGAACTGCGCCGCCTCTTGCATGAGGAAGGTGTCAATACCGACCCCATGCTGGAAAGCAGCACGCTGCCCACTATCGCCAAGACGCGCATCATCGCCCGCCAGCAGCATGTGGTGCGGGTGGACCGTGAGACGATTCAAAAGCTCTCCGCCGAAGAGTTGGATGAAGTCTGTCGGGGCGTCGAAGCGATGTTGCCAGAGTTGGATGGACTCATCATTGAAGACTACGGTAAAGGCTTCGTCACACAGGCTTTTGCAGACCGAGTTCTCGGCCTGGCCAAGGCCGCAGGGAAGCTGGTGACGGTGGATCCTTCCCCCCACAATCCTCTCAACTGGCGTGGCGCTTCTCTGGTGAAGCCCAATCGCCTCGAAGCCTTTGCAGCGGCTGGCATTCAGGACCAGCGCACTCCTGGCCCACCTTTGGAAGACAAACGTTTGCTGGAGGTCGGTGAACAGCTTTTGGATCAATGGGCCGTGGGCAAAGTGCTTATCACTTTGGGCGAACAAGGCATGATCCTTTTCCAGCGCGATGCAGCTCCACATCATATCCCGACTCAGGCCCGCGAGGTGTTCGATGTTTCTGGGGCAGGGGATACGGCAATTGCATTCCTAACGCTGGCGATGGCGGTGGGACTCAGTGCAGAAGAGGCTGCGAATGTCGCCAACCATGCCAGTGGCATCGTGGTTGGTAAGCTAGGCACCGCCCGGGTGATGAAAGATGAACTGCTGAATGCCTTCGAAGATTGA
- a CDS encoding glycosyltransferase family 4 protein, giving the protein MTSLARIHLAPAHPCMGWVSMNRYWQALRAESAGDTDVQSLVTEGPLEAPAASRLKRQWIRRIAYPWQVRSKVQNGVLHVLDHSFADLLSQVPSAVKTVVTVHDLIPLTDPGDLTLAQQQRFQKTVRWVAKADRVVCVSQHTAGEVQRLLRVATDKLKVLPNGASKLPEADARMAQRLASLPPYIFSVGGTSPRKNLPFLIPLVKQLAERGQRATVVRAGALLDLALASAIREQGDLIELGPVDDDELAAAYAAAALTLVPSTQEGFGLPVLEAMQAGCPVVYSLATSLPEVAGKAGLGFELTDIHAAASHCWRILTDAEVRVQCRIAGLERAAQFTWRSHWRGLRTLYEELLKA; this is encoded by the coding sequence ATGACTTCCCTTGCTCGCATTCATCTGGCACCCGCTCACCCCTGCATGGGATGGGTCAGCATGAATCGTTACTGGCAAGCACTGCGGGCAGAGTCAGCAGGAGATACCGATGTGCAATCCCTGGTCACTGAGGGACCGCTTGAAGCTCCTGCTGCCTCTCGTTTGAAACGCCAGTGGATACGCCGCATTGCCTATCCCTGGCAGGTGCGGAGTAAGGTGCAGAACGGCGTTCTGCATGTCTTGGACCATAGCTTTGCAGACCTGCTATCTCAGGTGCCATCTGCTGTAAAGACGGTGGTGACGGTACATGATCTCATCCCCCTAACAGACCCGGGGGATCTCACCCTGGCTCAGCAGCAGCGTTTCCAAAAGACGGTGAGATGGGTAGCAAAGGCAGACAGAGTCGTGTGTGTATCACAGCACACCGCTGGGGAAGTCCAGCGGCTGCTCAGAGTCGCAACGGATAAGCTAAAGGTCTTGCCCAATGGAGCTTCAAAGCTGCCGGAAGCGGATGCCCGCATGGCTCAGCGACTGGCGTCACTGCCCCCTTACATTTTCAGTGTGGGCGGTACCAGTCCACGTAAAAACCTCCCGTTTTTGATTCCCCTGGTGAAGCAATTGGCAGAGCGTGGACAGCGGGCCACCGTCGTTCGTGCGGGGGCACTGCTGGATCTGGCCCTAGCCTCTGCCATTCGGGAGCAGGGTGATCTGATCGAACTTGGCCCAGTGGATGATGATGAACTCGCGGCAGCTTATGCAGCGGCTGCCCTCACGCTGGTGCCTTCCACCCAAGAGGGCTTCGGCTTGCCTGTTTTAGAGGCCATGCAGGCGGGCTGCCCGGTGGTTTACAGTCTCGCTACCAGTCTGCCTGAAGTGGCGGGCAAAGCGGGGTTAGGCTTTGAACTAACAGATATCCATGCGGCGGCCAGTCACTGCTGGCGTATTTTGACAGATGCAGAGGTCCGTGTGCAGTGCCGCATCGCCGGACTGGAGAGAGCTGCCCAATTCACTTGGCGCAGCCATTGGCGCGGGCTGCGTACCCTTTATGAAGAGCTGTTGAAAGCATGA